One Herpetosiphonaceae bacterium genomic region harbors:
- a CDS encoding MFS transporter, translating into MAQSAVAQPKTASQKMWDFSIIWFGQAVSMFGNALTNFALGVWAYQRTGSVTLFALITLAGVLPSILISPMAGVYVDRWDRRKVLVATDCGAAVLSLLLAGLLWTDQLMIWHIYIMVAIRSVMRAFQLPAYTASTTMLMPKEHLTRANGMIQFGGAAAQIVAPLLAGFLILTIDLQGIVLIDFITFLVAIASLLLVQIPNPASSGSAQKRSVLREAGYGWNYITGRAGLLSMLIFFAIVNFAFGMAQVLFTPLILKFSTTPVLGTIGSLGGAGLLVGSLVLSTTGGPKRRIHGILGLGLFFGFSLLLAGLQASPVLIGIASFTCMFCIPFINGCSQAIWQMKVPAEVQGRVFATRLMISWSCAPLAYVLAGPLSDQVFEPLMANDGALAGSIGAIIGSGPGRGVGLLFVLIGMIAMLTAAGGYLYRPLRRVEQDLPDAIADKKPAEAAPAPATASPQAAAEAAIDEADAAVAAAPAPEAVAAAPAEDATASDTSDEPLPVGTVPAASPAA; encoded by the coding sequence ATGGCACAGAGCGCAGTTGCTCAACCAAAAACGGCCAGCCAGAAGATGTGGGACTTCTCGATCATCTGGTTTGGACAGGCCGTGTCCATGTTTGGAAACGCCCTGACGAACTTCGCGCTCGGCGTCTGGGCCTATCAGCGGACCGGCTCCGTGACGCTGTTCGCGCTCATTACACTGGCGGGTGTCCTGCCCAGCATTCTGATCTCGCCGATGGCGGGCGTGTACGTCGATCGCTGGGATCGCCGCAAAGTGCTGGTTGCAACCGACTGTGGAGCGGCGGTGCTATCGCTGCTGCTGGCCGGGCTGCTCTGGACCGATCAGCTCATGATCTGGCACATCTACATCATGGTCGCGATCCGCTCGGTGATGCGTGCCTTTCAGCTTCCGGCCTACACCGCCTCGACCACGATGTTGATGCCGAAGGAGCATCTGACACGCGCGAACGGGATGATCCAGTTTGGCGGCGCCGCCGCGCAGATCGTCGCGCCGCTCCTGGCGGGCTTTCTGATCCTGACGATCGATTTGCAGGGCATCGTGCTGATCGATTTCATCACGTTTCTGGTCGCCATCGCGAGCCTGCTGCTGGTGCAGATCCCGAATCCTGCCAGCTCCGGCTCGGCCCAGAAGCGCTCGGTGCTGCGCGAGGCGGGCTATGGCTGGAACTATATCACCGGACGGGCCGGGCTGCTCAGCATGCTGATCTTCTTCGCGATCGTCAATTTCGCCTTCGGCATGGCCCAGGTGTTGTTCACGCCGCTGATCCTGAAGTTTTCTACCACGCCAGTCCTCGGCACGATCGGCTCGCTGGGCGGCGCTGGCCTGCTTGTCGGCAGCCTGGTGCTCAGCACCACGGGCGGTCCCAAGCGGCGGATTCATGGGATTCTCGGCCTTGGCCTGTTCTTTGGCTTCAGTCTGCTCCTGGCCGGGCTGCAAGCCTCGCCCGTGCTGATCGGCATCGCCTCGTTCACCTGCATGTTCTGCATCCCGTTTATCAACGGCTGTAGCCAGGCGATCTGGCAAATGAAGGTCCCAGCGGAAGTGCAGGGCCGCGTTTTCGCTACACGCCTGATGATCTCGTGGTCGTGCGCGCCGCTCGCCTATGTGCTGGCCGGGCCGCTCTCCGATCAGGTCTTTGAGCCGCTGATGGCGAACGACGGCGCGCTGGCCGGAAGCATTGGAGCGATCATCGGCAGCGGGCCGGGCCGTGGCGTTGGCCTCCTGTTTGTGCTGATCGGCATGATCGCGATGCTGACCGCGGCGGGCGGCTACCTCTACCGTCCGCTGCGCCGCGTCGAGCAGGATTTGCCAGATGCGATTGCCGACAAGAAGCCCGCCGAAGCCGCGCCCGCTCCGGCTACCGCCTCCCCGCAGGCCGCCGCCGAAGCCGCGATCGACGAAGCTGATGCCGCTGTCGCCGCTGCGCCCGCTCCCGAAGCCGTCGCCGCTGCGCCCGCTGAGGACGCCACCGCCTCGGATACGAGCGACGAGCCGCTGCCTGTCGGTACGGTGCCTGCGGCCAGCCCGGCTGCGTAG